A single window of Calonectris borealis chromosome 31, bCalBor7.hap1.2, whole genome shotgun sequence DNA harbors:
- the RAD23A gene encoding UV excision repair protein RAD23 homolog A, with product MAVTVTLKTLQQQTFKIRMEPHETVRALKEKIEAEKGSDAFPVAGQKLIYAGKILSDDVPIREYRIDEKNFVVVMVTKAKSSLGTAAPEAGAGGASEPPAAPGPPPAADAVPPPPAAPSEETPSHDLPPLALSEPAAGSVPPPGSAGRSADAASTLVTGSEYETMLTEIMSMGYERERVVAALRASYNNPHRAVEYLLTGIPGSPEPERPPVQESRPPEQPAPEGENPLEFLREQPQFQNMRQVIQQNPALLPALLQQLGQENPQLLQQISQHQEQFIQMLNEPLGELGDLEGEMGAIGDESPQMNYIQVTPQEKEAIERLKALGFPESLVIQAYFACEKNENLAANFLLSQNFDDD from the exons atGGCGGTGACCGTGACGCTGAAGACGCTGCAGCAGCAAACCTTCAAGATCCGCATGGAGCCGCACGAGACG GTGCGGGCGCTGAAGGAGAAGATCGAGGCGGAGAAGGGCAGCGACGCCTTCCCCGTGGCGGGGCAGAAGCTTATTTACGCGGGGAAAATCCTGAGCGATGACGTCCCCATCCGCGAGTACCGCATCGATGAGAAGAACTTTGTGGTCGTCATGGTGACCAAG GCCAAGTCGTCGCTGGGCACCGCAGCCCCTGAGGCCGGAGCTGGTGGCGCCTCGGAGCCTCCCGCAGCACCAGGGCCCCCCCCGGCTGCTGACGCCGTCCCCCCGCCACCAGCCGCCCCCAGCGAGGAGACGCCGTCCCACGACCTCCCTCCGCTTGCCCTCTCAGAGCCCGCGGCGGG CTCTGTTCCCCCCCCAGGTAGTGCGGGGCGCTCGGCCGACGCCGCCTCCACCCTCG TGACGGGCTCGGAGTACGAGACGATGCTGACGGAGATCATGTCGATGGGGTACGAGCGGGAGCGGGTGGTGGCCGCGCTGCGCGCCAGCTACAACAACCCCCACCGCGCCGTCGAGTACCTGCTGACG GGCATCCCCGGCAGCCCCGAGCCTGAGCGCCCGCCCGTGCAGGAGAGCCGCCCCCCAGAGCAGCCGGCGCCTGAAG GGGAGAACCCACTGGAGTTCCTGCGGGAGCAGCCCCAGTTCCAGAACATGCGGCAGGTGATCCAGCAGAACCCGGCCCTGCTGCCcgccctgctccagcagctgggccAGGAGAACCCCCAGCTGCTCCAG caAATCAGCCAGCACCAGGAGCAGTTCATCCAGATGCTGAACGAGCCGCTGGGGGAGCTGGGTGATCTCGAGGGGGAGATGGGCGCCATCGGGGACGAGTCCCCCCAGATGAACTACATCCAGGTGACGCCTCAGGAAAAAGAAGCCATAGAAAGG TTGAAGGCGCTGGGCTTCCCCGAGAGCCTGGTGATCCAGGCCTACTTCGCCTGCGAGAAGAATGAGAACCTGGCGGCCAACTTCCTGCTCAGCCAGAATTTCGACGACGACTGA
- the CALR gene encoding calreticulin, protein MGRGRGRAEGRRADKRGRRHRPPPQCRAPPGREGGSDRAAPRGTAAMSCLSLPVVLGALLALAAAGPTQFFREEFGDGDAWTRRWVESKHKPDYGRFVLTAGKFYGDAEKDKGIQTSQDARFYAISSRFEPFSNRDKTLVVQFTVKHEQNIDCGGGYVKLFPASLSQEDMHGDSEYNIMFGPDICGPGTKKVHVIFNYKGKNVLINKDIRCKDDEFTHLYTLVVRPDNTYEVKIDNGRVESGSLEEDWDFLPPRKIKDPEARKPDDWDERAKIDDPEDTKPEDWDKPEHIPDPDAKKPEDWDEEMDGEWEPPVIQNPEYKGEWRPQQIDNPDYKGKWVHPEIDNPEYSPDPHLYAYDSFGVIGLDLWQVKSGTIFDNFLITDDEKLAEEVGNETWGATKEAERKMKEQQDEEQRKKQEEEEKQQKEEEGDEEGDGDEDEDEDEEEPEAEPEEAEAAPRDEL, encoded by the exons atgggccggggccgggggcgggccgaggggcggcgggcggaTAAAAGGgggcgccgccaccgcccccctccGCAGTGCCGGGCGCCGCcaggccgggagggagggagcgacCGGGCCGCGCCGCGTGGGACCGCCGCCATGAGCTGCCTCAGCCTCCCTGTCGTGCTCGGCGCCCTCCTGGCGTTGGCGGCGGCCGGGCCCACCCAGTTCTTCCGGGAGGAGTTCGGGGACGGAG ATGCCTGGACCCGCCGGTGGGTGGAATCGAAGCACAAGCCTGACTACGGCCGGTTCGTCCTCACGGCTGGGAAGTTTTATGGCGACGCTGAGAAGGACAAAG GGATCCAGACAAGCCAGGACGCCCGGTTCTACGCCATCTCCTCCCGCTTCGAGCCCTTCAGCAACCGGGACAAGACGCTGGTGGTGCAGTTCACGGTGAAGCACGAGCAGAACATCGACTGCGGGGGCGGCTATGTCAAGCTCTTCCCGGCCAGCCTGAGCCAGGAGGACATGCACGGCGACTCCGAGTACAACATCATGTTCG gCCCCGATATCtgcggccccggcaccaagaagGTGCATGTCATCTTCAACTACAAAGGGAAGAACGTCCTGATCAACAAGGACATCCGCTGCAAG GACGACGAGTTCACCCACCTCTACACGCTGGTGGTCCGGCCCGACAACACCTACGAGGTGAAGATCGACAACGGGCGGGTGGAGTCGGGCAGCCTGGAGGAGGACTGGGACTTCCTCCCCCCCAGGAAGATCAAGGACCCCGAGGCCCGGAAACCCGACGACTGGGACGAGCGGGCCAAGATCGATGACCCCGAGGACACCAAGCccgag GACTGGGACAAGCCCGAGCACATCCCGGACCCCGACGCCAAGAAGCCGGAGGACTGGGATGAGGAGATGGACGGGGAGTGGGAGCCCCCTGTCATCCAGAACCCTGAGTACAAG GGCGAGTGGAGGCCCCAGCAGATCGACAACCCCGACTACAAGGGGAAGTGGGTGCACCCCGAGATCGACAACCCCGAGTACAGCCCCGACCCCCACCTCTACGCCTACGACAGCTTCGGCGTCATCGGCCTCGACCTCTGGCAG GTGAAGTCAGGCACCATCTTCGACAACTTCCTCATCACGGACGACGAGAAGCTGGCGGAGGAGGTCGGCAACGAGACCTGGGGGGCTACCAAG GAGGCggagaggaagatgaaggagcAGCAGGACGAGGAGCAGcggaagaagcaggaggaggaggagaagcagcagaaggaggaggagggggacgaggagggggacggggacgaggacgaggacgaggacgaggaggagccCGAGGCCGAGCCcgaggaggcggaggcggcccCGCGGGACGAGCTGTga
- the FARSA gene encoding phenylalanine--tRNA ligase alpha subunit isoform X2 has product MSPSVAELLLQRLDREAAGPGGGLCSLEAAAALGLDHQTLVGAVKSLQALGEVIEAEARAATRWELSPEGAEVLRDGSPEVRLFRSLPAEGLPQSDAMKLPGGSVGFSKAMANKWLRLEKGAPGGPRVLRAVAEVQDGVQQSLQRVQRGEAESLPERDRAELKRRKLLLEVTLKSYWIRKGSAFSTAVARQETELTPEMIATGSWQQRPFKPYNFSALGLPPACGHLHPLLKVRSQLRQIFLEMGFTEMPTDNFVESSFWNFDALFQPQQHPARDQHDTFFLQDPAEAPELPAGYTAKVKKVHSQGGYGSQGYKYEWRLEEARRNLLRTHTTSASARALYRLARQEKFSPVKYFSIDRVFRNESLDATHLAEFHQVEGVVADRGLTLGHLMGILRQFFTKLGITQLRFKPAYNPYTEPSMEVFSYHKGGLWGAPWLGTPPHPLRGGGPHLTPRAEEVGGGGELGHLPPRAAAAHGAA; this is encoded by the exons ATGTCGCCGAGCGTGgccgagctgctgctgcagcggctggaccgggaggcggcggggcccggcgggggcctCTGCAGCCTGGAGGCGGCCGCCGCGCTCGGCCTCGACCACCAGACGCTCGTGGGCGCCGTCAAGAGCCTCCAGGcgctgggggag GTGATCGAGGCGGAGGCGCGGGCGGCCACGCGGTGGGAGCTAAGCCCCGAGGGCGCGGAGGTGCTGCGGGACGGCAGCCCCGAGGTGCGGCTCTTCCGGAGCCTCCCGGCGGAGGGGCTGCCCCAGAGCGACGCCATG AAGCTGCCCGGCGGCTCGGTGGGCTTCAGCAAGGCCATGGCCAACAAGTGGCTGCGCCTGGAGAAGGGGGCACCCGGCGGCCCCCGCGTCCTCCGCGCT GTGGCGGAGGTGCAGGACGGGgtgcagcagagcctgcagcGGGTGCAGCGGGGGGAGGCCGAGAGCCTGCCCGAGCGCGACCGCGCCGAGCTCAAGAGgaggaagctgctgctggaagt caccctcaaGTCCTACTGGATCCGCAAGGGCAGCGCCTTCAGCACCGCGGTGGCGCGGCAGGAGACGGAGCTAACGCCGGAGATGATCGCCAC GGGCTCCTGGCAGCAGCGCCCCTTCAAGCCCTACAACTTCTCAGCGCTGGGGCTGCCGCCCGCCTGCGGCCACCTCCACCCGCTGCTGAAGGTGCGCTCCCAGCTGCGCCAGATCTTCCTGGAGATGGG GTTCACGGAGATGCCCACCGACAACTTTGTAGAGAGCTCCTTCTGGAACTTCGACGCTCTCTTCCAACCCCAGCAGCACCCGGCCCGTGACCAGCATGACACCTTCTTCCTacagg accccgccGAGGCCCCCGAGCTGCCTGCCGGCTACACGGCCAAGGTGAAGAAGGTGCATTCGCAGGGAGGCTACGGCTCGCAGGG GTACAAGTATGAGTGGCGGCTGGAGGAGGCGCGAAGGAACCTGCTGCGCACCCACACCACATCCGCCAGCGCCCGCGCGCTCTATCGGCTGGCTCGCCAG GAGAAGTTCTCCCCGGTGAAGTACTTCTCCATCGACCGGGTCTTTCGCAACGAGAGCCTGGACGCCACCCACCTGGCCGAGTTCCACCAGGTGGAGGGGGTAGTGGCCGACCGTGGCCTCACCCTCGGCCACCTCATGGGCATCCTGCGGCAGTTCTTTACCAAGCTGG GCATCACCCAGTTGCGCTTCAAGCCGGCCTATAACCCCTACACGGAGCCCAGCATGGAGGTGTTCAGCTACCACAAGG ggggtctctggggtgccccatggttggggaccccccctcaccccctgcGGGGCGGGGGCCCCCACCTCACCCCCAGGGCTGAAGAAGTGGGTGGAGGTGGGGAACTCGGGCATCTTCCGCCCCGAGCTGCTGCTGCCCATGGGGCTGCCTGA
- the FARSA gene encoding phenylalanine--tRNA ligase alpha subunit isoform X1 produces the protein MSPSVAELLLQRLDREAAGPGGGLCSLEAAAALGLDHQTLVGAVKSLQALGEVIEAEARAATRWELSPEGAEVLRDGSPEVRLFRSLPAEGLPQSDAMKLPGGSVGFSKAMANKWLRLEKGAPGGPRVLRAVAEVQDGVQQSLQRVQRGEAESLPERDRAELKRRKLLLEVTLKSYWIRKGSAFSTAVARQETELTPEMIATGSWQQRPFKPYNFSALGLPPACGHLHPLLKVRSQLRQIFLEMGFTEMPTDNFVESSFWNFDALFQPQQHPARDQHDTFFLQDPAEAPELPAGYTAKVKKVHSQGGYGSQGYKYEWRLEEARRNLLRTHTTSASARALYRLARQEKFSPVKYFSIDRVFRNESLDATHLAEFHQVEGVVADRGLTLGHLMGILRQFFTKLGITQLRFKPAYNPYTEPSMEVFSYHKGLKKWVEVGNSGIFRPELLLPMGLPENVSVIAWGLSLERPTMIKYGINNIRELVGHRVNLQMVYDSPLCRLDA, from the exons ATGTCGCCGAGCGTGgccgagctgctgctgcagcggctggaccgggaggcggcggggcccggcgggggcctCTGCAGCCTGGAGGCGGCCGCCGCGCTCGGCCTCGACCACCAGACGCTCGTGGGCGCCGTCAAGAGCCTCCAGGcgctgggggag GTGATCGAGGCGGAGGCGCGGGCGGCCACGCGGTGGGAGCTAAGCCCCGAGGGCGCGGAGGTGCTGCGGGACGGCAGCCCCGAGGTGCGGCTCTTCCGGAGCCTCCCGGCGGAGGGGCTGCCCCAGAGCGACGCCATG AAGCTGCCCGGCGGCTCGGTGGGCTTCAGCAAGGCCATGGCCAACAAGTGGCTGCGCCTGGAGAAGGGGGCACCCGGCGGCCCCCGCGTCCTCCGCGCT GTGGCGGAGGTGCAGGACGGGgtgcagcagagcctgcagcGGGTGCAGCGGGGGGAGGCCGAGAGCCTGCCCGAGCGCGACCGCGCCGAGCTCAAGAGgaggaagctgctgctggaagt caccctcaaGTCCTACTGGATCCGCAAGGGCAGCGCCTTCAGCACCGCGGTGGCGCGGCAGGAGACGGAGCTAACGCCGGAGATGATCGCCAC GGGCTCCTGGCAGCAGCGCCCCTTCAAGCCCTACAACTTCTCAGCGCTGGGGCTGCCGCCCGCCTGCGGCCACCTCCACCCGCTGCTGAAGGTGCGCTCCCAGCTGCGCCAGATCTTCCTGGAGATGGG GTTCACGGAGATGCCCACCGACAACTTTGTAGAGAGCTCCTTCTGGAACTTCGACGCTCTCTTCCAACCCCAGCAGCACCCGGCCCGTGACCAGCATGACACCTTCTTCCTacagg accccgccGAGGCCCCCGAGCTGCCTGCCGGCTACACGGCCAAGGTGAAGAAGGTGCATTCGCAGGGAGGCTACGGCTCGCAGGG GTACAAGTATGAGTGGCGGCTGGAGGAGGCGCGAAGGAACCTGCTGCGCACCCACACCACATCCGCCAGCGCCCGCGCGCTCTATCGGCTGGCTCGCCAG GAGAAGTTCTCCCCGGTGAAGTACTTCTCCATCGACCGGGTCTTTCGCAACGAGAGCCTGGACGCCACCCACCTGGCCGAGTTCCACCAGGTGGAGGGGGTAGTGGCCGACCGTGGCCTCACCCTCGGCCACCTCATGGGCATCCTGCGGCAGTTCTTTACCAAGCTGG GCATCACCCAGTTGCGCTTCAAGCCGGCCTATAACCCCTACACGGAGCCCAGCATGGAGGTGTTCAGCTACCACAAGG GGCTGAAGAAGTGGGTGGAGGTGGGGAACTCGGGCATCTTCCGCCCCGAGCTGCTGCTGCCCATGGGGCTGCCTGAAAACGTCTCCGTCATCGCCTGGGGGCTCTCGCTGGAGCG CCCCACCATGATCAAGTACGGCATCAACAACATCAGGGAGCTGGTGGGGCACCGCGTCAACCTGCAGATGGTCTACGACAGCCCCCTCTGCCGCCTGGACGCCTAG
- the FARSA gene encoding phenylalanine--tRNA ligase alpha subunit isoform X3, protein MKLPGGSVGFSKAMANKWLRLEKGAPGGPRVLRAVAEVQDGVQQSLQRVQRGEAESLPERDRAELKRRKLLLEVTLKSYWIRKGSAFSTAVARQETELTPEMIATGSWQQRPFKPYNFSALGLPPACGHLHPLLKVRSQLRQIFLEMGFTEMPTDNFVESSFWNFDALFQPQQHPARDQHDTFFLQDPAEAPELPAGYTAKVKKVHSQGGYGSQGYKYEWRLEEARRNLLRTHTTSASARALYRLARQEKFSPVKYFSIDRVFRNESLDATHLAEFHQVEGVVADRGLTLGHLMGILRQFFTKLGITQLRFKPAYNPYTEPSMEVFSYHKGLKKWVEVGNSGIFRPELLLPMGLPENVSVIAWGLSLERPTMIKYGINNIRELVGHRVNLQMVYDSPLCRLDA, encoded by the exons ATG AAGCTGCCCGGCGGCTCGGTGGGCTTCAGCAAGGCCATGGCCAACAAGTGGCTGCGCCTGGAGAAGGGGGCACCCGGCGGCCCCCGCGTCCTCCGCGCT GTGGCGGAGGTGCAGGACGGGgtgcagcagagcctgcagcGGGTGCAGCGGGGGGAGGCCGAGAGCCTGCCCGAGCGCGACCGCGCCGAGCTCAAGAGgaggaagctgctgctggaagt caccctcaaGTCCTACTGGATCCGCAAGGGCAGCGCCTTCAGCACCGCGGTGGCGCGGCAGGAGACGGAGCTAACGCCGGAGATGATCGCCAC GGGCTCCTGGCAGCAGCGCCCCTTCAAGCCCTACAACTTCTCAGCGCTGGGGCTGCCGCCCGCCTGCGGCCACCTCCACCCGCTGCTGAAGGTGCGCTCCCAGCTGCGCCAGATCTTCCTGGAGATGGG GTTCACGGAGATGCCCACCGACAACTTTGTAGAGAGCTCCTTCTGGAACTTCGACGCTCTCTTCCAACCCCAGCAGCACCCGGCCCGTGACCAGCATGACACCTTCTTCCTacagg accccgccGAGGCCCCCGAGCTGCCTGCCGGCTACACGGCCAAGGTGAAGAAGGTGCATTCGCAGGGAGGCTACGGCTCGCAGGG GTACAAGTATGAGTGGCGGCTGGAGGAGGCGCGAAGGAACCTGCTGCGCACCCACACCACATCCGCCAGCGCCCGCGCGCTCTATCGGCTGGCTCGCCAG GAGAAGTTCTCCCCGGTGAAGTACTTCTCCATCGACCGGGTCTTTCGCAACGAGAGCCTGGACGCCACCCACCTGGCCGAGTTCCACCAGGTGGAGGGGGTAGTGGCCGACCGTGGCCTCACCCTCGGCCACCTCATGGGCATCCTGCGGCAGTTCTTTACCAAGCTGG GCATCACCCAGTTGCGCTTCAAGCCGGCCTATAACCCCTACACGGAGCCCAGCATGGAGGTGTTCAGCTACCACAAGG GGCTGAAGAAGTGGGTGGAGGTGGGGAACTCGGGCATCTTCCGCCCCGAGCTGCTGCTGCCCATGGGGCTGCCTGAAAACGTCTCCGTCATCGCCTGGGGGCTCTCGCTGGAGCG CCCCACCATGATCAAGTACGGCATCAACAACATCAGGGAGCTGGTGGGGCACCGCGTCAACCTGCAGATGGTCTACGACAGCCCCCTCTGCCGCCTGGACGCCTAG
- the SYCE2 gene encoding synaptonemal complex central element protein 2 — MSRKEREGPEPEAAAGDSPFFAGLGRDKPPGEDPDRWPGTEVVLDGQASRYFASLDANVGGLQQRAQQLIDRVNDSRKEDHTVMSGFRESLLLKVSGLAEQLEERLFHLYGLHNELIQERLQELAEVMERVGQAEAELQQVCRTVEAAYRDLCLQPET; from the exons ATGTCACGAAAGGAGCGCGAGGGGCCCGagccggaggcggcggcgggcgacaGCCCCTTCTTCGCGGGGTTGGGCAGGGACAAGCCCCCCGGCGAGGACCCTGACAGGT ggcccggcacagAGGTGGTACTGGACGGCCAGGCCTCCCGGTACTTCGCATCGCTGGATGCCAACGTCGGGGGCCTGCAGCAACGCGCGCAGCAGCTGATCGACAGGGTGAACGACAGCCGCAAGGAGGACCACACTGTGATGAGCGGCTTCAGGGAGAGCCTGCTGCTGAAG GTCTCGGGCCTGgcggagcagctggaggagcggCTCTTCCACCTCTACGGCCTCCACAACGAGCTGATCCAGGAGCGGCTGCAGGAGCTCGCGGAGGTGATGGAGCGGGTGGGGCAGGCCGAGGCCGAGCTCCAGCAGGTCTGCCGCACCGTGGAGGCAGCCTACCGCGACCTCtgcctgcagccggagacctga